The following is a genomic window from Phaseolus vulgaris cultivar G19833 chromosome 6, P. vulgaris v2.0, whole genome shotgun sequence.
CAGCGACAACGGGTGGGCCGACTGGCGGAGATTGGCCTTGGGCAGCAGCGATCTCTGCAACAGAGTTCAGaacagtttgggagcccgccgcaagGTTGTGGAGCTTGGCTATAGAGCGTAGCTCAGCCATCCTATCCTTCCCCAGCATCATATCTGCATAAAGAGACCAATAGTTACCAACCAGCACAAAAATTCGGCAGTTAACAATGCACAGGAAGATAAGCAGTGTAAGACAATGCATGGGGAAAGTTAAAACCATACGCAAATCAGAACAACAACATCAAAGTAAAGACAGGGCGATGCAAGTGTAAACTAGGGGAACTCAAGGACTTAAGGACAAACCTATGTGAACATCCAGCTGGCCTTCGTTAAACTCgtaggcgatgatggaggaagtAGGCAAAGTCACGTTGGAAGAGGCAACTCTTTTCCAGAAGTTGCACAAGTCCTTGTCGAGCTCCCCCATTTTTTCTGGCTCCCTGGCCTTCCTGAAGCTCGActctttctttcccttgttcacccagtacaagggaaacccgTCGATGAGGGAGGGGTCTCGGTCGTTGCAGCGAACGCGAacgaattttcccttccagtccttataagattgctggaagatggaaaggATAGACCTCCCGGCGACCCCGTTGAGGCTAACCCATAAACGATCGcccgggttcttggcctcgaacagatagaggaacacgtccactgagGCCAGAtgtcccaagtgcgcgcaaGTGATTTGGTAGGCCCggacgaatgcccagctgttgggatgaagctgggcgggggctatgtcGAGTTCagtcaggagctccctctcgaagcgggTGAAGGGGAATCGGAGCttgactttcttgaacattgttGCGTAGATGAAGTAGAAGGGGCCGCCGTCGCTCCCCTGGTTATCAGTGCAGATAGGCTCACCAGGAAGACAAGGATGCACATATACCTTGTCATCGTGTTCCTTGCTAAAAGAAAGGTGAGTTTGGTCACCTTTCTTGAGACGGAGGATATCGCGGTCAGAGTTGATGGATGAAGTCTCACCCAGCAGGGTTGTGGAGGCCCACGGATATAGTTGCTTGTAGTTGGGAAGGGGCCTCACAGCTGCGCTGGTGTGAGGTGGGTTTGGCTGCGCTTGGTTGGGTCGAGAAGGCGCGGGTCTCACGACCTGGCTCGAAGGGACGTCAGGGTCCCTTGGGGGGTCGCGGGAGGAGGAAGGGTTTGCCCTACGGGTGTTCGCCGGAGGGTTgcgaggagatggaggagggtttggtcTAATTTTGGAGCGAGCCATCGAAGAAGCtgcaagaagacgaaaaggGAAGATATGAGAGTTCGTAAGCAGAGAGACTTGACAGAAGAGAAGGAGATAGAAGAACAAGGGGGGGGGGGGCTCACAGAGAAAAGATCTAGAAACCCTAAACGCAGAAAAGGAAaggcaaaacagagaaaacatctcacaacgtatgcaccaaacagttaatggatgatgcaaaccgattaaaatgcaacaaatatcagTGGGAGTGACaaaaaagttaccttttgatgatcagaaaAGTGTTTGGCAAGATGGAGATCGAGGGAGTCGAAGCGCTCGCTGAGGTGTTTCGAGAGTTTGGAGtaaggaagaagatgatgaaacagtgaagtggcGCGAAGTGTTTAAAGGTTGAAGAATCCCGAACGTTGCGAGAAGCGCAAGCGACGCGGAATTATGGTCGTTGATACgtccacgtgtcgagcgatcgaaaggggttggtgaagtgtcaaatcgatgaaacctatcaagaagagtgttcaaccaaactattacaagaaatgagaagtgaaacgactacacctgattgaggttacaaagatctgccttaaaccagtaggcaagattgctagaacagtagctgcacctcacaccaagcttttggaaccaaaccaagaacaagcactttgtgattttcgaaatctttgaagaacaaatgctaatcctttgtaaacacttaactctctgctgtcaaaacttgtttttgcaaatgtatgaattggtattaaactcagaaacaagtttgcattttatagaaagccaacttataacagatttttgaaaaacagttaaagctgttataaaatgaatagattgaaaataaaaagaacagatttattttcaaaagcagttagagaatttgttaagtgaggagacttagtcaaccattctggtgctgagataaaactgaaaaacgtttaagcttgacatggcaccagagacaaaaagaatctattcatttacagatgaacaaatttatttttcaaaacgaaaacagagaaagtttaactatttaaaactcagtcattttgaaaagaagaagacttagtcaaaatacctgatgcacaaaatctaatttttacaagacttagccaaggcatcagtgtaaaaatgaatctgtttatttagaaaagaacagatttatttttatgcagtaaatgtgttttttgtaaaacatgtgaaaaacagtttaagaaaacttatgcttgttcttatcacatggccagtggttatgaggtgagttactcagcaaaaagcccactcttagacaacctctaagcactacctaagacacacttaaagcaaagcaaaatacaaatgaaatgtacatagaagtcttcatcaaacacaatcttgaaggggcagcaaccattttcaacAGTTCTAACGGGGAAAATTGCAACCTATGATAATTTAATACATAGAGGAATTCAGGTTGGAGGGAGGATGTGTGTCATGTGTGGGTTTGAGCTTGAAACaataaatcatattttcttCACATGTAAAGTGACTTCTAAAGTGTGGTATGTAGAACATgcgagctttgatgtttcaaatccatgatgaagcttgaagttgtgctgcttttggtttgggtttagattacaGTGTTTAGAATCTATATAAAGATCAGTTCTTGACCCTTGCACAAAGCTtgaccaatctgttttaaaaataaaagtgtttttctaagcaaagagaaaaacaaccggttgaattatcgaaataatcagttgtttgtcacttggcttgtttcgaggttttaaaactgtttttgacttggttatgtaactgcctaaccaattcaaccggttaaaactgCTTTGGCTCATAAAGGTTGCCttgaataactaattttttagtgctataaatatagcctttctTTCAGAATAAAAACACAAGTTTTTACACAGTTTGAAATCAAACAAAGTGAGATTGAGATtagttttgaaagaagtttttcaaagtttgcaagattgttgtttaGCTTTGCACTGGTACAAGATCTGATCATATGACTTCTTGGTTTATGTAATCTCGTGTTTTCtattcctttcatgattcttgtaattgtactttcataaacttgtatgtgtgtgtgtaatcctgcaaagtcagagggtgttctgatttgAGGTGTGtagttgcaaagagggtgagtgtgtCTTGTAgttttcaaggtcacctctttgtggttgtgttgttgtaatctgtaagtgattactagtggaacctaGTGGTTgttctgagaactggatgtagctcaaggttgagtgagcCGGTATAAAATCAActgtgtaaatctctctctctctctctctaactccttataattgtttgttttaattttgcttttgctgctgatataaacaactgattaaaacatattttcaatcggttaaaattcAGTAAACAGTTTTTGTatcattgtttgattgctttccttaattgcttatctatgattgtttgataaaggttcattcttattcaatctttgcgaatttttttgataaacaattcaccccccccctcttgtttaagccatcaattcttacatGGTATATGTCTGATGTTTAGGATGGTAGAGTCTTTGTACATTGGGATAATGTTATACAACATTTTGAACAAATAGGCTTTATGAATCTAAACTACATGGGAAATTATGTCTGAAAATGTATGTGGATTGCCATTATTTGGGGGAATTTGGAATCATAGGaataagataatttttaataatacagTGGTGGATCCTGTTGAAATTTTTGTTATGGCCCAAGTACAGGCGTGGGCACGGGTAACTTATAAATTCCCAAAGTCAAAATTCTCTTATTCTAATTGGTGTATTATTGTATATGAATGTTTAAAATCACTACATTGATGATTAACgtcttttctcttctttttggATGGTTTTTGTTTTGGATGAGAGGACATTCCGTTGGGTACAACTATAGCCACAAATGATGCGTGGAAAGCTACAGTAGATAGCAAGGAAGCAAATTTTTAGTTTAGAGTTGCCATGTTTTATATCTTGGAATTGGGCTAAGTTGCTGGCTTGTTTGATAGATGTAGTATGATGTATATGTACTAATTTTTTGATAGAGGTTTAGGCTTACCAACTCTATATGTGCATAATATGGCTATGTTTTGGCCATTTTTCTCTAGCAACCTCACCTCTCTAGCTTTAAGGAGTTTTGTACATGAGTTGGAGTATCCCTAGTACTCccatttattaaaatttttattgttgattaaaaaaaatcattcttgcatttaacaaaaaaaattaatttaattttaaaatgaaaaattttaCCTATTTTgattattcaaatattatttttcaattaataaattatccattcaaaaaaaataaaattatatataatacttttaaaaaaattatttagcttatatattattagtatcattatactatattaaaatataaaaaattggtaaagataaattattaaaatataaaaaattggtaAAGATAAATAACTCTCAGGCATCACGTAAGTATTTTTACTTAAATGtgcaatttttaatttaaagattGTTGGAAAAATTAAGAAGATGGTAATGATGGAAGAAGGCCAAGCTCAGACCTAACTACTAGGGCCCTGGCAAGGAAGATACAAGAATACCGGGACTATGCTACTGATGGCAAAGAAACATTTCTATACATGTTCAAAAATGTCATAAACCTAGTGTAGAATTGTAAagtataatttaatttcttgtcaaaagtagaataagaattttacttgtaatttttcttaattgtaaTTAGGATTGGATTTAGGcatctaaaaaccaacctaggttaaattagggtttctagaagaCTCCCAATTAACCTAGGTCGGTCATTTATACCTAAATGAGTCACATGGAGAACACATTGCCATGCTTGCCTTATGAACTCATTTTAGGCGCCTAAttcaaacattttatatttgaattttcccaccaaTTCTCTTGTACAATGGTCAGACTTCTAAGCTATATAAATGGGTGTTTGGCTCATGAATTTGgaagattaatgaatgagtgaattgTTGCCAAGATTGCATGTTTTTTCACTCTCTTGTCTtgcctctctaggatagacaccttaatcttcttcttcactttctccaagtgatatggcccaaccaatcactctccctacctatcatgcacctttaaGGAAACTATAGCTCCAATGGAGCCATCCTTGTCTGCCACTTCCATTGAGCTTCTGCAATCCACCACAAAATTAAAATGGAATGAAGGCAATGCTATCATGTAGCTATCCTTAATTGGGCTATGATTTATTCTTgtcttgagaatggaggtttgaacattattaatcttcatcatgaaaataatgtgtatcttcttaaACTTTCTTGGAACTTTGCTTCTAGCAACAAGCCTTGGTCTTTTCTCCTGAATACCAGggttcttaaataaaaataggagtttataattgttagaaatataggccttaaacaagaggggaggtgaattgcttatgaaatattttcgcaaactttgaaggtagagtgaaagacAATAGAGAATTAATCAATTAGAAAACTGTTTAGCTAATtggaaaactatttttaatatgattgcAGAAAAATAACTTgttgtttttacgaaacaatcagttgtttttatcaacattttataaaaacaaagttaaagcaGATTAAAGAGTGtataaggatagagagattcacacaaaatgtttatactgattcactcttaaccaataactacatccagtcctcagaaacTACTGACAATTCACTATTAATCGACCCCAGATTACAAcctacacacaccaagagtgatgatcttgaacccctcaataatgttgaaccaagtggtgttcaagctttgaagaatccaaaccctttgaaggatgttgaaagctaggttgtgcttgctgttgctgagctgtcttagataggatctgaggtagattgagtattgtaatccactcattgattgaatccaaagcataggtgatggagatcaagctcaagaggacatggaggccaatcaacaagatcaagaagaggtagaggcacaaatggaggacgcccatggaggtcaaaacccacctcaaaggcttacaagaagcatgttcaaagctttaggagctagggggcatttattttctctttttgtaatttctttagttgaaggtgcttagagggaaacattataaacctctattgttatagcatcttttagtctttagttaggagctttaggggggtgtgttagtagataggtgtagaagtagaataggaggtgccaaagtgaaggaaggagtcacaccttcctcatgcttgggttttggcgccgattctagatttttcttaggagggaatttttgaatttgtgttgcttgcatttcagcaccttaggctataaatagaggtgctctctttgtaaaattcagattggaatttatctaaagaaactatactcaaaattggagtgagcattggagagcttttgagccttcttctctagtcttatcttgaaggatccatggtgtcctcaagtggcggcagcactctcatctaggagcaaccacacttctagtggcgagatcattcatcattcttccatcttcatgagcattctcttctccttcctttcttctcttgttaatttccttgtcttagcttgtttcctagttgttttggttcggtaatttcagcttgttaatgtgtagctatggttcatttgtgttcttggctgttcttcatcttttcttcttcaattccagcattttgatttggtaccttgctgttttgttttgttaattagtgtttttgcctttcctccttttcttttggttcaatttgacaatatgtggaacatccaaatgagtttgggatttggtactagtttttggtgagttcttgtcttagaacattgatccaactctaagaaaagtgcctaaataatgtccagctcaaggtgattcctaagaatgtcaagaatcattctctatatggctagtggaatcacatcaataggcattctcaatctttttaaaagaaaagtgtttttcaaactaagtgaaaaacaaccgattgttttgtcgaaacaaccgattgttttatacttaggtgtttttagaaaatgttgaaaactgtttttcaaatggttgagctgtcaaaaccaaaacaaccgattgattcgtggaaacaaccgattgtttgttttggtaccataacagaaaaatggtttgtgctttgactgggcattaaatgattttctaactgtttacgctccagtttttaatgctttgaccaatctttaaaggcaattaatagtttgttcagatttgataacaaacaacaactttgacataaaacagtaaaacagatttgggttttACAAGAACACAGATTttaagtttttgaaaagttgagattgcttagagattgagattgatcaaagagtgtgagctaggattttctcttgaattgatttcagatttgcttctgtaacaagtgtaatccttgtatctgttgaaagaaacctttatgtgtttgctgagaagtgttgtgtgttcttgaggggatcaagatcaacattcttagtgttggtgtgttgaccaagagaagtgtgagTCTTGAAGgaatcaaggtcacttctttggttgtggtgtaagtgatctaggtttgattgcttagtggaattcctcagtggtttctgagaagactggatgtagctctgggtttagagtgaaccagtataaatctctgtgtgcattttctctatcccttaactctttaaattcagtttttatatttgtaaactggtataaacaaccgattgtttctgtgaaacaaccgattatttttctggtgctgtgctttttgctttgtgttttaaaaaactgatttctttatcaagatattctcgaagCAAAAACCACTCCTTGGcaaaaaccacaccaagaatgttgatcttgatcccttcaagaacacacaacacttcttgtcAAAACAAGTACAGAAATACAATTatcaagaaggaaaagaatagaatacacctgggtaaatcACAAGATTAAAGTTCAGAATACAAACCCAATCATATttcacacttgagatgatcaaAAAGCTCTTtggaaactattttttattgatctCTCTCACTTTGTTAATGCATAGGAGTGTAAAACAACCTTATCTTTCAAAAATAtggttaaaaaattaaaacaaaaaaccaaaagttgttggaatcatttaaaacagaaaaaccacttaacaaaattttgttaaggttttcagaaaaataaTCGATTTATCtatcaaaacaatcgattgatttttgTGTGACAGCAAAGGCACAGgcaaagcttttccaaatcattttaaaatccaTCAAGTGTCAAACAATCCGTTGATTCAAAAtctcaacctgttgaaatttgtttCATAACAAAGGCAAATACAAAgtttttccaaatcattttaaaattcacTAAATGTCAAATAACTTGTTgattcgaaatttcaacctgttgaaatttcacttccttttagaaaacctatcttttcaaaaggttaaaggttcaaatgaacttggatcatcttaaggaatgaattaacaagttttaaacaactagacacacacatacacacaatagcaaggtcttcaagctatccacttggatttggagacatcaaagcatcttgttcaacaataatGGTTTTAGATCCTCATTTCTTTGACCTCGATTTAAgaagttttattctactatacttgataatacttcttggattgttggtacaggtacttttattaatttatggaatgttaaatggtgttctactacttctttagcaaatatagTCTCCCAGTTTTGGActggttgtgattggaatattcctttgcctttacagcagatgcctcattTGTTTAATCATATCATAGGGAGGAACAAAATATTcttaattggattctagatgagtctggtcgttttaGTCTTAAATCTGCTAgaacttttttcttggaaccacgAGTTCCCTATGAttggggtaaatttatttggttttcatctattccgccttccaaaactctagtactctagAAAGTTATTCGTGGGCGACTTTCTATCGATTAACATATTCAgtataaaggtttgcatatatgttctatgtgtacacTTTGTGGAAAGcatgaggaatctattcaacatttattttttaaacgtTCTACTTCTTtgcgtatttggagttgggtttgGCAGATTTTCCTTACTCCTCAATTCTAATAAGgatgttcttctttcttttattaagagtgacggtagtcctttggttaaattgcttaagcttgttgtgataactttttttatttggatgatatggcgtataaggaattatgctagatttcaagATAAGATTGATGTTTTTAAGGCTATTTcagtaattaaagatttaacttgtcttgtgggaaattcgtctaaagcttcaatgaagaatgatatgttggatttcaatgtgattaagttttttggtattaatactcgtactggtaaagttctttgtcctcttcctgttagatgggagttcccTTCACCAGGCTAGGTTAAAATCAACACTAATAGGGCTGCTCGGGGATATGTGgttttgctacttgtggaggtattttccgtgagagtatgggggagtttattggtggGTTCTCTGTGTTTTTTGATGTtcagactgctttggttgctgagttttatgtaGTTATatatgctatggaggaagctcaaaggATGAAGCTTACTAGtgtatggcttgaatgtgattctgccttggtttgtgttgcatttacTGCTAGAACTAATGTATCGtggatgtttcgtaatcgatgacatacttgtcttaattactgtggaaaaatcaggtttaggtttactcatatttttttttgaagggaatgtgtgtgctgataagttggctaatttaggatttattcatagagaatcatttcattggtataataagcTTCCTTCTAATATgtttttagaattatttatgaatatgtatagtctacctatgtaccgtttttgttaacatatgagttttggtatagtcctccataattttttttgtattttcattttttttatttttaataatacttttttcgtGCGATGACAgataattgttgttacttgaggtataACATAGCTGatatgtcaagttgcataataaaGTTAAACATGAAAGCTTTATAAAAAAAGATGAATAAGGTTTATTTGATCGACAACATTCAAACTATTAAatagatatttattatttaattacaaaatgaaagtaaattttttgtattaataatttttttaaagagaatattaattataatatacatatagctatatcaatattttatgttttcataACTATCGTTATTTATAGTataacaaaaacataaaaaatattatacaatcTTGTGTAATAATAAAacttttacaataaaataataaaatattatcaatatatttaaaattattcaaccacattaaaattaaatggttcataagttaattataaaataacgtCTATCAAGAGATTCATCTTGTACcataaatatatgtaaaataataataataataataataattttacaaatCTTAAATATCAATCATAATAAACTTGATATAacacaaataaaaatttaaaatttaattatatatagctataatgataacaataatcactataaatattttaaatcatttcattttttttattttttctttaagaaaTCCCAATTTTTGAATGGGTGAAAAATTTAGCAGAGGATAGATTTTGCTCCCCTCATCAATATTGAACcaactttcttttattttttaaaatctccTTTCTTATTTCCTCTGTATCTCTCCGCTAGACCTATCTTTCAATAATGAATGGAATTCTCTCCAATATTTTTTACAGGGAAGTATAGAATTAACACTTGAAAAAATTATACACTTTAATAGCTTTGTGATATCTAGTGAACAGAATTTACAAGCTGAAACACTTTGATGGTCTTTACTTAGTTGTAACCATTTTGGTTAAGTTTTTTGAGGGACCTATAAGTGCTCTTCCATAAGCTGCAGGCAGTGACAAGAGCTTCTTAAGTTTCCCTACATAAGCTCTTTTGGTGAAGTTATTGTAGTCATTAGCCTCAATAGAATCCAAGATTTGCCTATACAACAACAAAGATGCCCACACTGGCCATCTGCTTGCAGAACTCAGCTCTGAAACTCCCTTTTCTGCCTCATCAAAAAACATCCTAGCTCTTTGGATTTGTCCCTTCATGAAATTTCTCCACTTGTCTGTAACTTTCCCTATCAAAATGTCCTCATCTGATAGCCCAGCTTGTGCTAGTTCATCTTGTGGAAGATATACTCTTCCTCTTCTTGCACTATAATCATCAAGAACaacaaataattattgttttttatggtTAATGCAGGTTCTTGCAATTGAGGTTTTATGTATGAGCATCAGTGATACTTAAACTTCAAGGTGTGATTCTACCTTCTCTAAATAGATTGAAGTACAAGATACAAAAGATTCTTACTCTTCTCCAACGTCTCTGAGAATGTTGGTAAGTTGATTAGCAATTCCAAGTGCCAATGCAGCATTGTAGATGCTCTCTGTTGAAGCCTTTGATTCTGGTGCAATCCCCATTACTGGGACACTCATAAGGCCCACTGTCCCTGCTACATAGTAGCAGTAAAGGTAGAGTTCATCAAAGTTATTGTATCTTGACTTTCTCAGGTCCAGCCTCATCCCTTCAACCATGTCCTTAAATGGCTAATCAAACAGACAAATTCATTGTAAATAGATCCAGTTTCAGCACATAAAAAATAACTGGTACCCCTATTGTTgctttaatttatacataatttaGCATTAGATATTCTATATTATACAATTCAAAACTAATCTTGTGGAACACAAGCTCCTTATTCATTACTTTCAACTAGTAAGAACAACTccattaactttatttttttcaagaCAATTGCATGCTTGGTACCTCTTATTTCGGGAAAAGTAATTGTTTCTTTGTTTTATGCTTTCTTGGAAAGTTGTACATAGGAAaaaggaatatttttttttctctaaataaGTTAAGAATGTACATTTTCCTCACTTTTTTTATGTCCCTTGAGAACAACCATTTTCCTTGTTCTTGAATTTGGGTTTGGCTAACTCTACCTCAAAAGGTTGACCACCACAACTCCTTCACATCCAGATTAGACATTTTTACAAAAGTTTCAAGTCAAGGCAGATTTTTTAAACTTTCAGAGCGAGTCAATGTTGGATCTGTGACAAACTCTGATACCATCTTTTAAATTTGATCTGATCTTAACTGAACTTGAAAAACTAATGTGAGATGTAAACACTTATTTGACTAGTTTTGAATTCTGATGTAAATAAAGATTTATCTTCCCTACAAACTATGAAAGGTAAGAGGTTCAATTTAAGAGCCCAGTTTTGAGGCTTGAGCTGTGGTCTACCTGTATATCAACTGGGTACTTT
Proteins encoded in this region:
- the LOC137831069 gene encoding phytoene synthase 2, chloroplastic-like, coding for MSGILLWVSCGPKENPISIVGLAGRGGRSQRRFGLCNGITFASFSPAVADPSRSSEERVYEVVLKQAALVKEQNKGTKRALNLNKPIEGGLIQGDLLSVAYDRCGEVCAEYAKTFYLGTQLMTQERRKAIWAIYVWCRRTDELVDGPNASHITPKALDRWEKRLYDVFEGRPYDMYDAALSDTVSKYPVDIQPFKDMVEGMRLDLRKSRYNNFDELYLYCYYVAGTVGLMSVPVMGIAPESKASTESIYNAALALGIANQLTNILRDVGEDARRGRVYLPQDELAQAGLSDEDILIGKVTDKWRNFMKGQIQRARMFFDEAEKGVSELSSASRWPVWASLLLYRQILDSIEANDYNNFTKRAYVGKLKKLLSLPAAYGRALIGPSKNLTKMVTTK